From Thalassococcus sp. S3, one genomic window encodes:
- a CDS encoding AzlC family ABC transporter permease yields MVRNRDIASPANDITLSGAGILHGMRRLFLVSLFVAPFGVAFGAAAVEHGLGPVQATVMSLLVFTATAQFAALDLLGDQVAFLSLFLVTLTLSARHVVMGAALSGWINRLPVFKRAAALVLLSDANFADAHPALRDGSTDLGRFVGGGLMLWLVWGLSTAMGAFGGTHLGDTSAFGFGAIMVCFFAATMVRMLRASSGLLLPAMIAMLISVITQPILPTGWNIMLAAVAGGALAIWRPHE; encoded by the coding sequence ATGGTTAGAAATCGCGATATCGCTTCGCCTGCAAACGACATCACGTTGTCCGGGGCCGGTATCCTTCATGGTATGCGCCGCCTTTTTCTCGTCAGCCTGTTTGTCGCGCCTTTTGGTGTCGCCTTCGGCGCGGCGGCCGTCGAACACGGTCTTGGACCTGTCCAGGCAACGGTGATGAGCCTGCTGGTCTTCACCGCCACCGCGCAATTCGCGGCCCTCGACCTTCTGGGGGATCAGGTGGCCTTTCTGTCTTTGTTTCTGGTCACGCTGACCTTGAGCGCGCGGCATGTGGTCATGGGCGCCGCTTTGTCGGGCTGGATCAACCGGCTTCCGGTGTTCAAACGTGCCGCGGCGCTTGTCCTGTTGAGCGACGCCAACTTTGCCGATGCCCATCCAGCGCTGCGCGACGGGAGCACCGATCTGGGCCGGTTTGTGGGCGGGGGACTGATGCTTTGGCTGGTCTGGGGTCTGAGCACCGCAATGGGCGCCTTCGGGGGAACGCATCTGGGCGATACAAGCGCATTTGGCTTTGGTGCCATCATGGTCTGTTTTTTCGCCGCGACCATGGTGAGAATGCTGCGCGCCTCCTCTGGTCTGCTGTTGCCGGCGATGATCGCGATGCTGATTTCGGTGATCACGCAGCCGATATTGCCGACCGGCTGGAACATCATGCTGGCCGCCGTCGCCGGGGGCGCCCTGGCGATCTGGAGGCCGCATGAGTGA
- a CDS encoding AzlD domain-containing protein gives MSDSSFTLALVVMAVTVFVTRCAGALLMSRVSPTPKSERFLEGVAASVISALVASQIMTGGLENLAAVIVAILIMLVSGSIVGAMLAGMITAAAGLLIFPDLS, from the coding sequence ATGAGTGACAGCTCCTTCACCCTTGCGCTGGTCGTGATGGCTGTCACAGTCTTTGTCACCCGATGCGCTGGCGCTCTGCTGATGTCGCGTGTGAGCCCGACACCGAAAAGCGAACGGTTTCTTGAAGGGGTGGCCGCCTCGGTGATCTCGGCGCTCGTGGCGTCCCAAATCATGACCGGCGGCCTGGAAAATCTCGCAGCGGTGATTGTCGCCATTCTCATCATGCTTGTGTCCGGCAGCATTGTGGGCGCGATGCTGGCCGGGATGATCACGGCTGCGGCAGGTCTGCTGATCTTCCCCGACCTAAGCTGA
- a CDS encoding DUF2147 domain-containing protein encodes MIKLMIAAVAALGWVGTAVADPVLGTWKTQPDDGSYAHIQMTQCGAAVCGVIARTFDGSGEYKSPNIGKTLVIDMMPKGGGAYEGKVWRPSNNKIYIGKMSLNGNTLALRGCVAGGLICSKQTWNRVN; translated from the coding sequence ATGATAAAACTGATGATCGCTGCGGTGGCGGCTTTGGGATGGGTCGGAACCGCGGTGGCCGATCCGGTGCTGGGCACCTGGAAGACGCAGCCCGACGACGGCTCTTACGCGCATATCCAGATGACACAATGCGGGGCGGCGGTGTGCGGTGTGATCGCGCGCACCTTCGACGGGTCCGGCGAATACAAATCACCCAATATCGGAAAGACGCTGGTCATCGATATGATGCCCAAGGGCGGCGGCGCTTACGAGGGCAAGGTCTGGCGGCCCTCCAACAACAAAATCTATATCGGTAAGATGAGCCTGAACGGAAATACGCTTGCCCTGCGGGGCTGCGTGGCCGGCGGACTGATCTGCTCAAAGCAAACCTGGAACCGGGTGAACTGA
- the hisA gene encoding 1-(5-phosphoribosyl)-5-[(5-phosphoribosylamino)methylideneamino]imidazole-4-carboxamide isomerase translates to MILYPAIDLKDGQAVRLLRGEMTEATVFNDDPAAQARAFVDAGCDWLHLVDLNGAFEGKPVNGDAVDAILDACPVPAQLGGGIRDMSTIETWISKGIARVILGTVAVENPDLVRDAARAFPGQVAVGIDARNGRVATKGWAEETDVMVTDLAKSFEDAGVAAIIYTDINRDGAMQGPNIEATAALARSVSIPVIASGGVSSLSDLLALRDCGAELNGAISGRALYDGAIDLKEALTALK, encoded by the coding sequence ATGATCCTTTATCCCGCGATTGACCTGAAGGACGGACAGGCCGTGCGCCTTTTGCGCGGAGAAATGACCGAAGCAACGGTCTTTAACGACGATCCGGCGGCACAGGCCCGGGCGTTTGTCGATGCCGGGTGCGACTGGTTGCACCTGGTCGATCTCAACGGCGCTTTCGAGGGCAAACCGGTCAACGGCGATGCGGTCGACGCGATCCTGGACGCCTGTCCGGTTCCCGCCCAGCTTGGCGGTGGCATCCGCGATATGTCCACGATCGAGACATGGATCAGCAAAGGGATCGCTCGGGTCATCCTGGGAACGGTTGCCGTCGAAAACCCCGACCTGGTCCGTGATGCCGCGCGTGCCTTCCCCGGCCAGGTCGCTGTCGGCATCGACGCCCGCAACGGACGTGTCGCCACCAAGGGCTGGGCCGAGGAAACGGACGTGATGGTGACGGATCTCGCCAAGTCTTTTGAAGATGCCGGCGTCGCCGCCATCATCTACACCGATATCAACCGGGATGGCGCAATGCAGGGGCCGAACATCGAAGCAACCGCCGCTCTGGCCCGAAGCGTGTCCATCCCCGTGATTGCTTCTGGCGGCGTCTCCTCTCTCTCGGATCTGCTGGCTTTGCGTGATTGCGGAGCGGAGTTGAACGGCGCCATTTCAGGCCGAGCGCTTTATGACGGTGCCATCGATCTGAAAGAGGCGCTGACGGCTCTCAAGTGA
- a CDS encoding DUF2867 domain-containing protein, whose amino-acid sequence MTLSKISRAPLPADSLLHQRFETGDFLDCFATEAALGARDAAEIVTDFPGWAQSLVQLRNLLVAPFGLRGDSPDVPDKIGLFPVETETSNEVIAGFDDKHLNFQVSVYADGSRVSVATWVRPHNLGGRAYLATIMPFHIFIVRDALARVGRVDASRARPA is encoded by the coding sequence ATGACCCTTTCCAAGATCTCGCGTGCCCCCCTTCCTGCCGACAGCCTTTTGCATCAGCGCTTCGAAACCGGCGATTTCCTGGACTGTTTCGCGACCGAGGCCGCACTTGGCGCCCGGGACGCGGCGGAGATTGTCACCGATTTTCCCGGATGGGCCCAAAGCCTCGTCCAGCTTCGCAACCTGTTGGTCGCGCCTTTCGGGCTGCGCGGTGACAGCCCGGATGTACCGGACAAGATCGGGCTTTTCCCGGTCGAAACCGAAACCTCGAACGAGGTGATCGCAGGCTTTGATGACAAACACCTCAACTTCCAGGTGTCTGTCTATGCCGATGGCAGCCGCGTGTCGGTCGCGACATGGGTGCGGCCTCACAATCTGGGCGGGCGGGCGTATCTGGCAACGATCATGCCATTTCATATTTTCATAGTCCGGGACGCGCTGGCGCGGGTGGGCCGTGTCGACGCGTCCCGGGCTCGACCTGCTTGA
- a CDS encoding DUF302 domain-containing protein has protein sequence MKSLFVAGMVTLASTFTAAAGELTKIETSKSVGEAIDALEAAVGNAGGTVFARVDHGAGAASVEMELSDAQLLIFGNPKLGTPAMQADPLAGLYLPLKVLAYEDGTGQVWLVYEDPADMLSALEIPGDAEVISRMQGALGNLTEAAAN, from the coding sequence ATGAAATCTCTTTTTGTCGCGGGCATGGTCACGCTGGCCAGTACATTTACCGCCGCGGCAGGCGAATTGACCAAGATTGAAACCAGCAAAAGCGTCGGCGAGGCCATTGATGCCTTGGAGGCCGCCGTGGGCAATGCCGGCGGCACGGTCTTTGCGCGGGTTGATCACGGGGCAGGGGCCGCCAGCGTCGAGATGGAGCTGTCGGACGCGCAGCTTCTGATTTTCGGCAATCCCAAGCTGGGCACACCGGCCATGCAGGCGGACCCGCTCGCCGGACTTTACCTGCCGCTGAAGGTGCTGGCTTACGAAGACGGGACCGGTCAGGTCTGGCTGGTCTACGAGGATCCGGCAGATATGCTCTCTGCTCTCGAAATCCCGGGGGATGCCGAGGTCATTTCCCGCATGCAGGGCGCGCTCGGCAATCTGACAGAGGCGGCTGCCAACTGA
- the hisF gene encoding imidazole glycerol phosphate synthase subunit HisF, whose protein sequence is MLKTRIIPCLDVADGRVVKGVNFVDLVDAGDPVDAARAYDAAGADELCFLDIHATHENRGTMFDVVQRTAEQCYIPLTVGGGVRSREDVRDLLLAGADKVSFNSAAVARPGVVAEAADQFGSQCIVVAIDAKTVSPGKWEIFTHGGRRPTGIDAVEFARTVAAKGAGEILLTSMDRDGTRAGFNLPLTRAISDAVDIPVIASGGVGTLDHLVEGVTKGGASAVLAASIFHFGDFTIAEAKAHMAAAGIPMRLT, encoded by the coding sequence ATGCTCAAGACCCGCATCATCCCTTGCCTGGACGTGGCCGACGGGCGCGTCGTCAAGGGCGTGAACTTTGTCGATCTTGTCGATGCCGGCGATCCTGTCGATGCCGCCCGCGCCTATGACGCGGCGGGCGCGGATGAGCTTTGCTTTCTCGACATCCACGCCACCCATGAAAACCGCGGCACGATGTTCGATGTGGTGCAACGCACCGCCGAACAATGCTATATCCCCCTGACCGTGGGTGGGGGTGTGCGAAGCCGCGAGGATGTGCGCGATCTTCTGCTCGCGGGCGCGGACAAGGTCTCGTTCAACTCTGCCGCCGTGGCGCGCCCGGGCGTCGTTGCCGAAGCGGCGGACCAGTTCGGCAGCCAGTGCATCGTCGTCGCCATCGACGCCAAGACGGTCAGCCCCGGAAAATGGGAAATCTTCACGCATGGCGGGCGCAGACCCACCGGCATCGACGCTGTGGAATTCGCCCGCACTGTGGCCGCGAAAGGCGCTGGTGAGATCCTTTTGACCTCGATGGATCGGGACGGCACCCGCGCAGGGTTCAATCTGCCCCTGACCCGCGCCATTTCAGACGCCGTCGATATCCCGGTCATCGCGTCCGGCGGTGTCGGAACGCTCGATCACCTGGTCGAGGGCGTCACGAAAGGTGGGGCCAGCGCGGTCCTCGCCGCGTCGATCTTTCATTTCGGCGATTTCACCATCGCCGAGGCAAAGGCGCATATGGCAGCTGCCGGTATTCCCATGAGGCTCACATGA
- a CDS encoding phosphoribosyl-ATP diphosphatase, whose translation MTLEELFNTIEARKSADPQSSWTAKLLAKGPEKCAEKFGEEAVEAIIEAVKGDRDRLRSEAADVIYHLLVMLAARDVSLSDVLDELAARQGTSGLSEKAARSE comes from the coding sequence ATGACGCTGGAAGAGCTTTTCAACACCATCGAAGCGCGCAAATCGGCGGATCCGCAATCAAGCTGGACCGCCAAACTACTTGCCAAAGGGCCCGAAAAATGCGCCGAGAAGTTCGGTGAGGAGGCCGTTGAGGCCATCATCGAAGCGGTCAAGGGCGACCGCGACCGCCTGAGATCCGAAGCCGCGGACGTGATCTATCATCTGCTTGTGATGCTTGCCGCCCGGGATGTGTCGCTCTCCGATGTCCTGGACGAACTTGCGGCGCGGCAGGGAACATCCGGACTGTCGGAAAAAGCCGCGCGCTCTGAATAG
- a CDS encoding surface lipoprotein assembly modifier: MRASDAPGFDARLVDLVATGQVAEAQALLEETNPSPEDRAFLRGRVLKANGQFEAAIAVFRSILQRVPTYINARRELAHTLLLHGDFRAASHHFRALLQVDPDPRMRQSYHIFLSEIDREQPLGIAGHFAMLPSTNINRGTMNTVFDPGNPNIPPSRITSRAASGVGLLLGLSGYLRHPLSRTDRLVFDWSVTGRGYEDAIHNSATLSLGARYQRRAVQYQWFVGPYARKTWREDDDDNSAIGLQAGLDRRIGARTSVFVQTSYEERTYPDAAPLDGPFFSGSGGVAFSPRPDLTFVGGVRLDESRPNALHQNYTSGAVFGRVIKQWPGGLTTGMSFEIGTRDYKDTFPLTSRTRGDEFLRIDASFQNANLDWRGFTPVLTCSHTVNRSNIAFFDYDVSECQIGLTRNF; encoded by the coding sequence TTGCGCGCGTCCGACGCGCCCGGTTTTGACGCCAGGCTGGTGGATCTGGTCGCGACCGGGCAGGTGGCCGAGGCCCAAGCGCTTCTCGAAGAGACCAATCCTTCCCCGGAGGACCGCGCCTTTCTCCGCGGACGGGTTCTGAAGGCAAACGGACAATTCGAAGCCGCGATTGCGGTGTTCCGTTCGATCCTTCAGCGCGTGCCCACATATATCAACGCGCGTCGGGAACTGGCGCATACTCTTCTTCTGCACGGTGATTTTCGCGCGGCCTCCCACCACTTTCGCGCCTTGTTGCAGGTAGATCCCGACCCGCGGATGCGGCAGAGCTACCACATCTTCCTGTCTGAAATTGACCGCGAACAGCCCCTTGGCATTGCCGGGCACTTCGCGATGCTTCCATCGACCAACATCAATCGCGGCACGATGAACACGGTATTCGATCCGGGAAATCCGAACATCCCGCCATCCCGGATTACCAGCCGCGCGGCGTCGGGTGTTGGATTGCTTCTGGGGCTTTCTGGATATCTGCGCCATCCGCTGTCGCGGACGGATCGCCTTGTCTTTGATTGGTCCGTTACGGGACGCGGCTATGAAGATGCGATCCACAATTCCGCGACCTTGTCCCTTGGCGCGCGGTATCAAAGGCGGGCCGTTCAATACCAGTGGTTCGTCGGGCCCTATGCGCGCAAGACATGGCGGGAGGATGACGACGACAATTCCGCGATCGGCCTTCAGGCTGGTCTGGATCGCAGGATCGGGGCCCGCACAAGTGTCTTTGTGCAAACGAGCTATGAGGAAAGAACCTATCCCGACGCAGCGCCGCTCGATGGGCCGTTTTTTTCCGGAAGCGGTGGGGTTGCGTTTTCCCCCCGGCCTGACCTGACCTTCGTCGGTGGTGTGCGCCTGGATGAAAGCCGACCCAATGCCCTGCATCAGAACTATACCAGCGGGGCGGTCTTTGGCCGCGTTATCAAGCAGTGGCCCGGAGGACTGACAACCGGCATGAGCTTCGAGATCGGAACGCGCGACTACAAGGATACCTTTCCTTTGACGAGCCGGACGCGCGGCGACGAGTTTCTTCGCATTGATGCGTCGTTTCAGAACGCCAACCTGGATTGGCGCGGCTTCACGCCCGTGCTGACCTGCTCGCACACGGTAAACCGCTCGAATATCGCGTTTTTCGACTACGATGTCAGTGAATGTCAGATCGGCCTGACCCGGAATTTCTGA
- a CDS encoding CoA-binding protein, protein MTYSDAFLKDILTNTKTIAVVGVSMNPVRPSYYVARYLSLKGFTVLPVNPGHAGKMLFGQPVVAELAEINRDVDMVDIFRRSEAVPPIVDDALEVFPKLKTIWMQIGVQHSEAAARAEARGVDVIQNRCPKIEYQRLFGELRMGGFATGVISSKL, encoded by the coding sequence ATGACGTATTCCGATGCTTTTCTGAAAGACATTTTAACCAACACCAAGACAATTGCCGTTGTCGGCGTGTCGATGAACCCGGTCCGGCCGAGCTATTACGTGGCGCGGTACCTGTCGCTGAAGGGTTTCACGGTTTTGCCGGTCAATCCGGGCCATGCGGGCAAGATGCTGTTTGGACAGCCGGTTGTCGCGGAACTGGCCGAAATCAATCGCGATGTGGATATGGTGGACATCTTCCGCAGATCCGAGGCCGTGCCGCCGATTGTGGATGACGCGCTTGAGGTTTTTCCCAAGTTGAAAACGATTTGGATGCAGATAGGCGTGCAACACAGCGAAGCGGCAGCAAGGGCCGAAGCGCGCGGGGTCGACGTCATCCAGAACAGATGTCCGAAAATCGAATATCAGCGGCTCTTTGGTGAATTGCGCATGGGCGGGTTTGCAACAGGCGTAATCTCTTCAAAACTTTGA
- a CDS encoding YHS domain-containing (seleno)protein: MLHRRQLLAGLTTSFAFGFALPAQAEQSWFFIRNGDVINGYDPVSYFVDGKPVRGRPELKLKWKRGMWSFASASNRAAFEANPKAYAPQYGGYCAYAVSRGYTAKTEPDAWRIVDGKLYLNFNTRVRALWERDVPGNIAKANAHWPSVLYG, translated from the coding sequence ATGTTGCACCGCCGCCAGCTTCTTGCCGGGCTGACCACCTCTTTCGCGTTCGGGTTCGCTTTGCCTGCGCAGGCGGAACAATCGTGGTTTTTTATCCGCAACGGCGACGTCATCAACGGCTATGATCCGGTCTCTTACTTCGTTGACGGCAAGCCCGTGCGCGGGCGCCCGGAATTGAAGCTGAAATGGAAGCGTGGAATGTGGTCATTTGCCTCCGCCTCCAATCGCGCCGCGTTCGAGGCCAACCCAAAGGCCTATGCACCGCAATACGGCGGTTATTGCGCTTACGCGGTCTCGCGCGGGTACACGGCCAAGACCGAGCCGGATGCGTGGCGCATCGTGGACGGCAAGCTTTATCTCAATTTCAACACCCGCGTCCGCGCCTTGTGGGAGCGTGACGTGCCTGGCAATATCGCCAAGGCCAACGCGCATTGGCCGTCCGTTCTTTATGGCTGA
- the rlmB gene encoding 23S rRNA (guanosine(2251)-2'-O)-methyltransferase RlmB, with product MKKPRWVIEKEQARKAAASETVWLFGLHAVRDALLNPRREKLRLMVTRNAAAKLEDAIASSGLVPEVVDPRKFSAPLDPASVHQGAAMEVKPLDWGPLEDVAVGAETPRLLLLDRVSDPHNVGAILRSAEVLGASAVIGTRHHSAPETGALAKAASGALERQPYLRVRNLSDTIVSLQNMGYIVLGLDGDAEETIEATLKDQSTRPVALVLGSEGPGLREKTKLTCDALVRIDAARGFGSLNVSNAAAIALYASKTTEAGG from the coding sequence ATGAAAAAACCCAGATGGGTTATCGAAAAGGAACAAGCCCGCAAGGCCGCCGCGTCAGAGACTGTTTGGCTCTTTGGTCTTCATGCTGTTCGGGATGCGCTGCTGAACCCCAGGCGAGAAAAGCTGCGCCTCATGGTCACGCGAAATGCCGCGGCCAAGCTGGAGGATGCGATCGCGTCCTCGGGTCTGGTGCCCGAGGTGGTCGATCCGCGGAAGTTTAGCGCCCCTCTTGATCCCGCTTCGGTTCATCAAGGCGCGGCGATGGAGGTCAAGCCGCTTGACTGGGGACCGCTAGAGGACGTGGCCGTCGGTGCTGAGACGCCGCGCCTGCTCTTGCTCGACCGGGTGAGCGATCCGCATAACGTGGGCGCCATCCTTCGTTCGGCAGAAGTTCTGGGCGCGTCGGCGGTGATTGGCACGCGTCATCATTCCGCGCCCGAAACCGGGGCTCTGGCCAAGGCGGCAAGCGGCGCTTTGGAGCGGCAGCCGTATCTGAGGGTGCGCAACCTCTCCGACACGATCGTGTCACTGCAGAATATGGGCTACATCGTTCTGGGTCTGGACGGGGACGCCGAAGAGACCATCGAGGCGACGCTCAAGGATCAGTCCACGCGTCCGGTCGCTCTGGTGCTCGGGTCCGAAGGGCCGGGGCTGCGCGAAAAGACCAAGCTGACCTGCGATGCCCTGGTTCGCATTGACGCGGCTCGCGGCTTTGGATCGCTCAACGTCTCAAATGCGGCGGCGATTGCGCTATATGCATCCAAGACAACAGAGGCAGGGGGCTGA
- a CDS encoding LacI family DNA-binding transcriptional regulator, producing the protein MTKRKIRNMEEFAAVSGISRPTVSKYFNDPDSVRQSTRSKIEAALKQHEYRPNIFAINQNRKLTKNVGIVVPYLADPFFAEIARKIEQRCIACGYRPTLYSAHGQPELEIEILDSLRSLKPAGVLLAPLGRASDRAAVAKFCEDVPTVLFDSNLPGLGLAFVGSDNPQFSMLIVDYLCRTGAPPCFFEMKKPSNPNANKRREGYVAAMERLGHEPQIVQASGQGWDFEEIGRREGRKALETKQFATNTVLCSNDRLAIGFLTACYEMRLRVGRDEDSAIRVAGQDDHPFARFTCPPLTTIAQDYEAISRHAVDLLFRAVEDERSESTRETRLFEGQLIMRDSA; encoded by the coding sequence ATGACGAAACGCAAGATCCGCAACATGGAAGAGTTCGCCGCCGTAAGTGGCATTTCCCGTCCGACCGTATCCAAGTATTTCAACGATCCCGACAGCGTACGCCAATCGACCAGAAGCAAGATCGAAGCGGCGCTGAAGCAACACGAATACAGACCCAACATCTTCGCCATCAATCAAAACCGCAAGCTGACCAAGAATGTCGGCATCGTCGTGCCCTACCTCGCAGACCCGTTTTTCGCCGAAATCGCGCGCAAGATCGAACAACGTTGTATCGCCTGCGGTTACCGCCCCACCCTCTACAGCGCGCATGGTCAACCCGAGCTGGAGATCGAGATACTTGACAGCCTGCGATCCCTGAAACCTGCGGGTGTTCTCCTGGCCCCCCTTGGACGGGCTTCTGACCGGGCCGCGGTGGCGAAATTCTGCGAGGACGTTCCAACCGTTCTTTTCGACAGCAATCTTCCCGGCCTGGGACTGGCCTTTGTCGGTTCGGACAATCCGCAATTCTCCATGCTGATCGTGGATTATCTTTGCCGGACCGGCGCGCCGCCCTGCTTCTTTGAGATGAAAAAACCGTCAAACCCGAATGCCAACAAGCGGCGTGAAGGCTATGTCGCGGCGATGGAGCGTCTGGGGCACGAGCCGCAGATCGTCCAGGCATCGGGCCAGGGCTGGGATTTCGAGGAAATCGGTCGCCGCGAAGGGCGCAAGGCCCTTGAGACAAAGCAGTTCGCGACGAACACGGTGCTGTGCAGCAATGACCGTCTGGCGATCGGGTTTCTGACGGCCTGCTACGAGATGCGATTGCGCGTCGGGCGCGACGAGGACAGTGCCATTCGCGTCGCCGGGCAGGACGATCATCCGTTCGCGCGGTTTACCTGTCCGCCGCTGACAACCATCGCGCAGGACTACGAAGCGATCTCCCGGCATGCGGTGGATCTGTTGTTTCGCGCGGTGGAAGACGAAAGGTCAGAAAGTACCCGTGAGACGCGATTGTTCGAAGGACAACTGATCATGCGGGATTCGGCCTGA
- a CDS encoding sugar ABC transporter substrate-binding protein has protein sequence MIRMQGLTDDFTEKTGHQVEWVTLEENVLRQRVTTDITTKGGAFDVMTIGMYETPIWGQNGWLVPLDDMPAEYDVDDILPAMRGGLSYEGTLYAAPFYGESSMIMYRTDLMEQAGLDMPDAPTWDFVADAARQMTDKDNEIYGICLRGKAGWGENMAFLTATSNAFGARWFDEDWRPQFDSPQWKETLTFYLDLMADAGPPGASTNGFNENLSLFQQGKCGMWIDATVAASFVTNPADSSVADQVGFALAPDTGLGKRGNWLWAWALAIPAGTDNEDAAKAFIEWATSKEYIELVASKEGWANVPPGARTSLYENPNYKDIPFAQMTLESILSADPTNPTVDPVPYVGVQFAAIPEFAGIATEVGQEFSAALAGQQTAEEALAKAQALTVDAMEAAGY, from the coding sequence ATGATCCGCATGCAGGGTCTCACCGACGACTTTACCGAAAAGACGGGACACCAGGTCGAATGGGTGACCCTTGAAGAGAACGTGCTCCGCCAAAGGGTGACGACGGATATCACGACGAAGGGCGGTGCCTTCGACGTGATGACGATCGGCATGTACGAAACGCCGATCTGGGGGCAAAACGGCTGGCTTGTGCCGCTGGATGACATGCCCGCGGAATACGATGTTGACGATATCCTGCCCGCGATGCGCGGCGGCCTGTCTTATGAGGGCACGCTTTACGCAGCACCGTTCTACGGCGAAAGCTCGATGATCATGTATCGCACGGACCTGATGGAACAGGCCGGCCTGGACATGCCGGATGCCCCGACATGGGACTTCGTCGCCGACGCCGCACGCCAGATGACCGACAAGGACAACGAAATCTACGGCATCTGCCTGCGCGGCAAGGCGGGCTGGGGCGAGAACATGGCGTTCCTCACCGCAACCTCGAACGCCTTCGGCGCACGCTGGTTCGACGAGGACTGGCGTCCCCAGTTCGACAGCCCGCAATGGAAGGAAACACTGACCTTCTATCTGGACCTGATGGCGGATGCCGGACCTCCGGGCGCGTCCACGAACGGGTTCAACGAGAACCTATCGCTTTTCCAGCAGGGAAAATGCGGCATGTGGATTGACGCCACCGTGGCGGCCTCGTTCGTGACGAACCCGGCGGATTCCTCGGTCGCCGACCAGGTCGGTTTTGCCCTCGCTCCGGACACGGGGCTTGGCAAACGAGGCAACTGGCTTTGGGCTTGGGCGCTGGCCATTCCAGCGGGCACCGACAACGAAGATGCGGCGAAGGCCTTCATAGAATGGGCCACGTCGAAGGAATATATCGAGCTTGTCGCCTCCAAGGAGGGGTGGGCCAATGTGCCGCCCGGCGCACGGACCTCGCTTTACGAGAACCCCAACTACAAGGACATTCCGTTCGCGCAGATGACCCTTGAGAGCATCTTGTCCGCGGATCCCACCAATCCGACGGTCGATCCGGTGCCCTATGTCGGCGTTCAGTTCGCGGCGATCCCGGAATTTGCAGGCATCGCCACCGAAGTCGGCCAGGAATTCTCGGCCGCGCTGGCCGGGCAGCAAACCGCTGAAGAGGCACTGGCCAAGGCGCAGGCCTTGACCGTCGATGCCATGGAAGCCGCAGGTTACTGA
- a CDS encoding carbohydrate ABC transporter permease: MATQHSRSAARLMMAPAVILLLGWMLVPLTMTLWFSFRRYLPLRGGDLGWAGWDNYARFLSSSAFWPSVQATLMIVGGVLVITIVFGVLLALLLDQPIWGQGIVRVLVIAPFFVMPTVSALVWKNMFMDPVNGLLAHTWEAVGLVPVEWLSQASLQSIILIVSWQWLPFATLILLTAVQSLDSEQLEAAEMDGAPALQRFWFIVLPHLSRAITVVILIQTIFLLAIFAEIFVTTQGSFGTRTLTYLIYQRVLESQNVGLGSAGGVYAIILANIVALFLMRIVGKNLDS; the protein is encoded by the coding sequence ATGGCGACCCAGCATTCAAGATCCGCGGCGCGACTGATGATGGCGCCAGCCGTGATCCTGCTTTTGGGCTGGATGCTGGTCCCGCTGACCATGACGCTTTGGTTTTCCTTTCGTCGATACCTGCCCCTTCGTGGTGGCGATCTCGGCTGGGCCGGTTGGGACAACTACGCCCGCTTCCTGAGTTCGAGCGCCTTTTGGCCCAGCGTGCAGGCGACGTTGATGATCGTCGGCGGGGTGCTTGTCATCACCATCGTCTTCGGGGTTCTGCTGGCCCTCCTTCTCGACCAGCCGATCTGGGGTCAGGGCATTGTGCGTGTTCTGGTCATCGCCCCGTTTTTCGTAATGCCTACCGTCTCGGCGCTGGTCTGGAAGAACATGTTCATGGATCCGGTGAACGGGCTTCTTGCCCATACCTGGGAAGCCGTGGGACTGGTGCCGGTCGAATGGCTGAGCCAGGCCTCGCTCCAATCCATCATCCTGATCGTAAGCTGGCAATGGCTGCCCTTTGCAACACTCATCCTGCTGACCGCCGTGCAGTCACTGGACAGCGAACAGCTTGAAGCCGCCGAAATGGACGGCGCGCCCGCGCTGCAGCGCTTTTGGTTCATTGTCTTGCCGCACCTGTCGCGCGCGATCACCGTGGTGATCCTGATCCAGACGATCTTCCTCCTGGCGATCTTCGCCGAGATCTTCGTGACCACGCAGGGATCCTTTGGAACACGCACCCTCACCTACCTGATCTACCAACGCGTCCTGGAAAGCCAGAATGTCGGTCTGGGCTCTGCGGGCGGTGTCTATGCAATCATCCTGGCCAATATTGTGGCGCTCTTTCTGATGCGCATCGTCGGCAAGAACCTGGACAGCTGA